The sequence CTCGCGCCGCTGTTCTTCCGTGTCACCCGGGCCGCCGCGCTCGGACTGGACCGCGCCCAGTACGTCGAGGCCGCCGAGCTGATGGGCGCCTCCCGGTCCTGGATCCTGCGGGTGCACATCTGGCGCAAGGTACTTCCGACCGTCGCCGTCACCACCGCGCACGCGCTGGCCACCGGTCTGCTCACGGTCTCCTCGCTCACCTTCCTGGGGATCGGCGTGCAGCCGCCGGCGCCGACCTGGGGCGGCATGCTCGCCAGCGACCTCGGCTTCCTGGCCCAGCAGCCGTGGGCACCGGTCCCGCCGGCCGTGCTGATCATGCTCACCGTCGGGGCGCTGAACCTGCTGGCCGACGTCCTCGCCGACAGCGACCGGACCGGCGCCGCCCCGGCCGCCACCCGCACCAGCCGGGCCGCGAGGAGACGCGCGGCGTCGGGCGTGACGTCCGGGCCGGTATCCCCGTCCGCGCCAGGAACCCTGTCCGTGACAGGAACCCCGTCCGCGCCGGACCGGAAGGAGCACGACCATGTCCCGCACCCCGCCTGAACCCGGCCCTCCCGCTCGCACCACCGCCGCCCTGCGGGTCGAGGGGCTGCACGTGACCGTGGGCCACGGCCGCACCGAGGCCGTCCGCGACGTCTCGTTCGACGTACTCCCCGGCGAGGCCGTCGGGCTCGTCGGCGAGTCCGGCAGCGGCAAGACGCTCACCTGCCGCTCGGTGCTCGGCCTGCCCGCGCCCGGGGTCGCCGTGTCCGCCGGCCGGATCGTTCTCGGCGGCACGGCGGGCAACGGCCCGGGGAGCCCCGACACGGATCTCGTCGGCCTGACCGACCGCCAGTGGCAGCAGGTGCGCGGCACCCGGATCGGCGCCGTCTTCCAGGACCCGGGCTCGTACCTCAACCCCACCCTCACCGTCGGGCGCCAGCTCGGCGAACCGCTGCGCCGGCGCGGACTCGGCCGGGCCGAGGCCCGCCGACGGGCAGTGGAACTCTTCGGGGCCGTCGGCCTGCACGACCCGGAGCGGGTCCACGACAGCTACCCGCACGAGCTCTCCGGCGGCATGCTCCAGCGGGTCCTGATCGCGGTCGCGATCTCCGGCGACCCGCAGCTGCTGGTCGCCGACGAGGCCACCACCGCGCTGGACACCGTCGTCCAGGCCGAGGTGCTGGACCTGCTGGGCGTGCTCCGCGACCGGCACGGGCTGGCACTGCTGCTGGTCAGTCACGACCTGGCGGTGGTCGCCGAGGTGTGCGACCGGGTGCTGGTGCTCTACGCGGGCGAGGTCGTCGAGGAGGGCCCGACCGCCGAGGTGGCCGCCGCCCCGGCCCACCCGTACACCGAGGCG comes from Streptomyces sp. TLI_053 and encodes:
- a CDS encoding ABC transporter permease; translation: MNTLSASLRVPVARAALAVLALVLLLALFGARIAPADPLAQDTAHILGGPSAEHLLGTDYLGRDVLSRLLAGTGLSVLAAVEAVAVAALLGVVPGLLSVRFGAAWSWLALRAVDSLMTLPFTLFAIAAVGLLGNGLHQAMLALGVLLAPLFFRVTRAAALGLDRAQYVEAAELMGASRSWILRVHIWRKVLPTVAVTTAHALATGLLTVSSLTFLGIGVQPPAPTWGGMLASDLGFLAQQPWAPVPPAVLIMLTVGALNLLADVLADSDRTGAAPAATRTSRAARRRAASGVTSGPVSPSAPGTLSVTGTPSAPDRKEHDHVPHPA
- a CDS encoding ABC transporter ATP-binding protein, whose product is MSRTPPEPGPPARTTAALRVEGLHVTVGHGRTEAVRDVSFDVLPGEAVGLVGESGSGKTLTCRSVLGLPAPGVAVSAGRIVLGGTAGNGPGSPDTDLVGLTDRQWQQVRGTRIGAVFQDPGSYLNPTLTVGRQLGEPLRRRGLGRAEARRRAVELFGAVGLHDPERVHDSYPHELSGGMLQRVLIAVAISGDPQLLVADEATTALDTVVQAEVLDLLGVLRDRHGLALLLVSHDLAVVAEVCDRVLVLYAGEVVEEGPTAEVAAAPAHPYTEALLRVAGLGRRDRRELAVIPGRPPEPGTTGAGCRFAARCEYATAACAEQTVPLTPVPGTGRRAARCLRSAELALSGVRERTDVTERTEVPV